A stretch of DNA from Aciduliprofundum sp. MAR08-339:
GCGACATTGAACCCCATCCAATCATAAGGGAGAGCATAAGGGAGAGCGATGTGACCATCACCCGCGCCAGGGTAAGAGAGGGGAGCATCCTCGCAAACAGAACCCTGGGCGATCTTAATCTGGCAAGCGAGACGGGAATGTGGATTATAGCAATTAAGAGAGGTAAAAACTGGATCTTCGGGCCCACTGAAAATACAAAAATACTTCCAGGAGACATTTTACTCGCAAAGGGACCCATAGAGGGAGTCAGGCATTTCATAAAACTATGCAAGGGCGAGGATAAGAAACTTTAAATAGGTTGCCCAATAACCACAAGGATGGTAAAGATGGTAAGAGCGCGGTTTCTTGGAGGCGCAGAGGAGGTTGGAAGCCTCGGATTGTACATGGAATTCGATGAGTTGAGATTGCTTTTTGATTATGGGCTCACTCCCTCAAAACCTCCCGCGTATCCCCTACCTGCTCCCCCCGTGGATTCCATGTTTCTAACCCATGTGCATCTTGACCATTCGGGCATGGTGCCGAAAATCTCAACAGCCTATGAGGCAAACATATATGCAACAGAGCCAACAAACGCCGTTCTTCCCCTCATGCTCAACGATACAATCAAGGTAGCCAATATTGAGGGTTTTCCCATTCCATACACAAAGGAGGAGGTTGAAAGCACCACGGATGCGCTCATACCCGTTGAGTACGGAAAGCCCGTTGAACTTGGCTCATTGGATATAGTGCCCCACAGTGCGGGACACATTCCCGGCAGTGCAATGTACGAGATAAGGGACGATAAAACCATACTCTTCACAGGAGATATACAGACCGTAAATACCCATCTCGTATGGGGCACAAAGCCCGTGAAGACTGATGTGCTTATCATGGAGAGTACCTACGCGGGCAGGGAGCACCCTCCCAGGGACGAAGTGGAGAGAAATTTCCTGGAAAAGATTGAGGAAATCGTGGAACGCGGAGGAAAGGCAGTGGTTCCTGTATTTGCAGTTGGCAGAACCCAGGAGATCATGCTGATACTGGCAAAAACTGATTATGATGTTTGGATAGATGGTATGGGCAGGTTCATAACAAACCTATTCCTACAGTATCCACAGTACCTGAGATCCGCAAAAAAGTTGAAAAGGGCGAGGAACAAGATGAACATTGTTAGAAGGAGGAGTGACAGAAGAAAGGCACTAAATGGGGATGTGATCGTTGCCACCGGAGGCATGCTTGAGGGGGGTCCCGTTCTGCATTACATAAACCACCTGAAAAATGATAGGAGAAGTGGGATTCTTCTCACAGGATATCAGGTTGAGGGTACAAATGGAAGATTGCTCATGGACGAGGGAATACTCGAACTCTACGGGATAAAAGAGAAAATAGATATGGAATTGAATTTCTTTGACTTTTCCGCCCATGCGGGACATTCAGAACTCGTGGAATTCGCCGAAAAATGCTCACCTGAGAAGATAATACTGATGCACGGCGATAACAGAGAGGCTCTGGCAAAGGATTTGAAAAATATGGGCTTTGATGTGTTCCTTCCGAAAAACGATGAAGAGTTCCTTATTTAGCCCTCTTCACGGTTATGGGAATAATCCCCTTTTCAAACTCGTACATTGCAATATCCAGAGGATCAACTATGTCCTCCGGCAAATGAATCAGAACAGGAGCGCCCATTGATATTTGAAGGGCTCGTGCGCCGATTATGCGCGCTTTCTCAAATCTCGTGTACTCCATAAAACCCACCAGAGGTGCTTAATCCCTTTTCATATTTAAATTTTTAGATGCGATAAATCCAAATATGCGAGGGAAATGTAAGGACGTGTACATAGGCATGGACGACACGGATTCACGCAGCGGGATGTGCACCACATACCTTGTAAAGGTTCTTGTTGAAGAGTTTCAAAAGGAGGGGTTTGATCTTATCGGTCCCCCGAGACTGGTTAGATTGAATCCTAACATACCCTGGAAAACGAGGGGCAACGGTGCCGTGGTTCTAAGAGTTGGAAGGGGATACGGGGAGAAAAGAATAGTGGGAGAAATCAGGGGAAGAAAAATCCATGCCTACAGGAACGGCAAGAACATATCCCTAGAACTGAAAGATATTGTGGAAAAGGTGAAAAATTATTTTGTTCTTGAGAATGATTCCACAAACCCGGGCATTGTGATATCAGAGAGAAAACTACCAGAAAAATTGTACTGGATAACGGTCAGAGGTGTGGTCTCTCTGGATTATGTTGAAGGGATATTGAAAGAGCACGGGGCAAAATACGCAAAATTCAAAAATGGACGTGGCATAATTGGAGCATCTGCAGGTATTGCATGGAGGGCAAGGCATTTCACCTACGAACTTCTCACCTACCTTCCAGAGGATAGGTGGAACAAGGAAAGGTTCATAGATGCCAGGAGCGTAATTGAGATGGACAGTGAAATAAAGAGCACCTTCGATAACTACGACTATGAAAACGGATACGTCGCCATTGTACCCCATTCAAAAACCCCCGTACTTTACGGTATCAGGGGCACGGACCCGGACGATTTAATAAGGGCCAAGGATATGATCATAAGTGAGCAGTACGACTCCTGGTTCCTGTTTCTTACAAACCAGGGCAGTGACGACCACATAGTTTCCAAAAAAATAGGGGAAATAGGGATGAACGAGAACGTTAAAATCAGGGGCAAAGTTACAGCAAAGCCCAGAAAAATTGAGGGAGGGCACGTGATCCTCACACTGAGGGATAATACGGGCGAGATTGACTGTGCAGCCTACGAACCAACCAAAAATTTCAGGAGGATAGTGGAAGGACTCATTGAAGGAGACGAGATAGAAGTTTACGGAAGCGTACGCAGTGAGCCAAGAAGCGTAAACATTGAAAAAATACACGTGCTCAAACTGGCAGAAAAAAGGGTAAAGGTCTCAAATCCCGTATGTCCAAAATGTGGAAGAAAAATGGAAAGCATTGGAAGGGGAAAGGGCTACAGATGCCGCAAATGCGGATTCAAACTACCTGAAAGTGCAGCCATCTACCGGATAGTTGAGAGGGAAATAAAAGAGGAGTGGTACGAGGTGCCTGTAATAGCCAGGAGACACCTTGCAAAACCCCTGAAAATAATGGGAAAAAGGTCATCTAAGATATTTTAAAACCTCCTTTCTGGCATTGTTTCTCTCCTCATCGGTCAATGCTGGCATCTCTCCAGGGGTTCCATTCTTGGATTCATGGGACAAGAACATCCCCTCGCTGACCACTCCAAAAAACTCAGCCGGAGGAAGGAGAGCAACTGCGAGTTTTTCACCCTCTTTCACACTCTCAATATTAGTTACCACAGTTACTACCTTTCCAACGTTAACATTGCATATCCTCAACTTACTTGCATTTGGATGCTTCATCACACTCTCCACCTCACCTATGCGGATATCAACAGCGTACTCGGGCTTGGATGGCAGTTTGAGCCGATTTTCAAGATTGTACAGAATGTTGAGACAGAATTTTATATGGGCTATACTGAGAGCACTGAACTTCATACCCTTCAACCTGGTCGCCCACTCATTTCCTCCAAGAATATTAACAATATCCACGCAGAATTTTTTAATATCTTCAAGAATGGTTTTGAGATCTTCCAACTCGCCGTAAGAGTACTTCAACTCCATTATTTTTGCCTCCAGTTCCTTCAAAATGCCACTCTTTTTAACATCCCTCATATTCCCAATGTACTTCTCCATATCTCTCACGCATTTCTCGGCCATCAGGATCCTGGCATCGCTTGCGGTGTCCATACCCACCCAATATTTTTCCAATAAATACATTTTTCCTCGGTATGAGGAGGAAAAAGTATATATACCCCCCACGTGATACATATCGTCAGACAAAAATTTGAAAAGAGGCAGTTGGAATGTCGGATTCCATAAGGATCACCATAAGGCTATCCCGCAATGCGGCGGAGAAGATGGAAGAACTCGTCAAGAGCGGTGAGTTCAAAAACATATCGGAGGTTGTGCGCACAGCCATTGAAAATTTCCTTGCAGAAAAATTTGCTCCCAGAAACATTGAGAAGATAAGCGTTGATCTGCCAAAGGCCACAGTGGCAATGCTCACACGTCTCGTGGAGGAGGGAGACGCTGTGGACCTGGACGATGCCATACGCACCGCAGTCAGGGAGTACGTAAGAAAGCAGATTTCCATGCTTGCAAAGGAGAGCATAGAAAGGGGGCTGAAGGAGGAACTGGAGGAGGGTGAGATATAATTGAGCATAGAATCCCTTTTCAGAAGGGCCTCCGCCTACGCTCTCGCTGGCCAAGGGTTCTATGAGGATAAGATCAACGTAGTGGTGGTTGGTGTCGGAGGGGCGGGCTGCAACGCAGTTAACAGAATGAAAAAATTGGGTTTATCCACCCCCACAATTGCCATAAACACGGATATGGCACATTTGATGAGCATAGAGGCTGATAAAAAAATCCTCCTAAAAAAGGGCACGAGAGGTCTCGGAGCAGGTGGGCTTGTGGAGAGGGGAGAGAGCAGTGCCATTCTCGCAAGGAAGGAAATCGCGGAATTTTTCAAGGGTGTGGATGTTGCATTCATAACCACAGGTCTTGGCGGGGGCACTGGAACCGGAGCAACGCCCGTGATTGCGGATATTGCAAGGGAATTTGGGGCACTCGTTATAACAATAGCCACACTACCATTCAAAATAGAGAAGGCAAGATTCTCCAGAGCCAAGGATGGTCTAAGAAGAATTGTAAAATCTTCAAACACAGTGATCGTGCTGGAAAACGATAAACTCATGAAAATTGTGCCCAATTTACCGCTTCAAAAGGCATTTATGGTCATGGACCAACTGGTGAGCTATACCATCATTTCATTTATTGACGTGCTCACAAAGCCCTCACTTATGAACATAGATCTCTCAGATCTGAGAAGATTAATGGCAAGCGGCCGTTTTTCCACAATTCTCATAGGGGAAGGTGATACATACGATCCAAGAAAGATAGTCACTGATGCCCTCAACAGGCCGCTCATAATGGATATGGACTACTCAAAGGCGAAGGGAGGGCTAATACACATAACCACAGGGGAGGATGTCCCCATTTCAAAGATCCACGCCGCCATAGACGCCATATCATCCATGCTGGAAGATAATTCAAATATAATAATCGGGGCAAGAATAGACCCTGAGTTTGGTGATAGAATGCGTGTCCTTGTTGTTCTCACGGACATAAAGATTCCCCTTCTGGAAGAGCGCTATGAGATGGGTGGAGAAAAACTACAAAAAGATTTGAGTCTGGAGAAGATAAGGTAAAATTTAAATCGGGAAGTTTAATAAGAGTTAATAAGGAGGTTTGAAATTGCCAAGTCCATATCTTAGCAGGATAAAACTCGAGAAAGAGTTAGAGAAAAGGGCACAGGAAATTAAGCAAAAAAGGGAGAGGTCAGAGAAACTCATAAAGGATATTGAATCTGGCCTAAACATTCTCAAAAAATATGTGGATGTGGGGACATATTTAAATGATTTCAAAAAGGCCAAGGATGCCTTTTCAATCAAGGATTTTGATAAGGCACTTGGAATCCTAGAACCAATGTTCACCAAGCTGAGCAGTGAGGCCACCAAGGTATTTGAAGAGAACGAGAAAAAGATCGCCAAACTTCTTTCCTCCGGAAAAATAGAAGATTCTGCAAAAATAAAGGCGAATATGGATGAGGCAAAATCCAAACTCTCCACAAATTTTGTTGAAAGTTTGAACATAATGGAAAACATTTCATTGCAGATTTCATCTTCCCTAAAAGACCTTGCGGAAAGAAGGAGAAGAGAGATACTCGCAAAAATAACGGGTCTTGAAAATTTTGAGGATATAAAAGAGGAAATTGAAAAAATCAGCGGTTCCTCTCTGGAAATACTGGATTCCCTAGAAAAAATTGAGAAAAAGATAAGGGATAGGGTAAAGAAAATAATGAATGAGAAAATAACCGAGGCAGACAAGCTCATAGCCATAGCAAAATCAGCCCACTACACCCTACCTGTGGATGAGGGCAAGAAAAACGATGCTGAAAATGCGCTGAAAAACGGAGATTTCCCCGCAGCGATAAGGGCCTCCAACGAGTATCTCAAGGATACAAAAAGCGCATTTAAGCTGTTCTTCACCAAGATTATAGACATATCCAAGATCCTGATCGGAGAAGGGGAAGCGATGGGGGAGGATATGAGCGGTCCCAAATCCCTTCTGGAGAGGGCAAAGGAGGCCTATGAAAAAGAAGAACTTGAAGAGGCCGTGAACCTTGTAAGAAAGGCCACCGAGGAAGCCGAGAAAATAAAACTCAGAAAGGTCATGGACCTCATAAAAATAGCAAGGGATAGACTTCTGGAGGCAAAGAACAACGGCATTGACATAGGCCCATATCTATCAATGATAGAGAATGCAAGAAATTTCATAAAAATAGGCAAGCACAAAAGGGCCTACGATACTGTGCAAAACGCCATAAATATGGTTGAGAGGAGAGTAAATCTTTATTCACAACTCAAAAGTGAGATAAAGGAACTGAAGGATACCATTGAAGGTTTCAAAAGGGAAAACATAATTTTGGAGGGGGTTGAGGACAAACTTGCTGATATTGAGAAGAAGGTGGATGAAAAGCCAGAGGATGCAGAGAGGATGATAGATGACCTGAAAAATTTAATCAAGGTAAACATCAGGGAAATAGCCACCTCCCTAACCCAGGAAATAAACTCCAGGATATCCAAGGCCCAGGAGGCGGGAATTGACCTTGAGGATTTGAAAATCGAGGTTGACAACACCTACAAATTAATTGAGGAGGAAAATTACAAGGATGCCATAATAACCCTTCGTAAGATTGAGGAGAGATTGTACACGAACATCCTTGATTCAATAAAATCCCGCATCTCAGATTTTGAGAAATACGAGGAGTTAAAAAGAGAGCTGGAAGATCTCAAAAATTATGTGGATTCAGGGGATATAGATAGCTCTCTTGAAAAGGTAAAGGCCATGGAGAGTGAGGTTTTCAAGATAGAAGCAAAGAAATACGAAGATATGCTGATTGACTTGGAGAGCAAGTGTGACTTCCTCAGATCTCTCGGAGAGGACGTATCAAAAATAGAGGAGTACATAAACTCCGCAAGGAATGCTCTTAATTCCAAGGATCTTGGAAAGGTAGAAGAACACGTTAAGGAGGCAAGGGCACTTATTGAGACATTTTCAAAGAGCATAGCACAGAGAGCATTTGAATCCGCAAAGGATTCCCTAGACGATGCGATCAGAGCCGGCATAGACGTGAAGAAAAATGGAATAGAGGATATGCTCACTGAGGCTGAAAAATGCCTTAAAAACGGAGATTACCAGGGAGTTCTTGAACACACATCCAAGTTGAAGAAGTTGGTGCAGGAACTTATTGGTAAAATTAAGAAATTGGATGAGAGAAGAGGTGCACTTGAAAACAGATTGGAAGAACTAAGAGATATGGGGCTGAAAGTTAATGAACTGGAAAAACTGCTCAAAGATATAGAGAGGGAAATCAAAGAGAACAACTTTGATTCTGCAGAAGAATTAACAAATCAGGGATTTGAGAGAGCAACTCTTATCCAACTGGAGGAGAAAATAGAAGCCCTGAAAGATGAAATAGAAGCGCTGGGAAGAATAATGAGGGATTTCAATTTGAGAAAGGAGTACCTGAGCATAACTGGAGAGTTCTTTTTGAAGTACAGGAATAAGGAGTATGAGGCTCTTGAAGAGGTGGGAAAAGAGACACTTGAAAAATTGAGAAAATCTGTGGAGAAGGTGTTTGAAAATTACGTTTCTCAGATTGAGAGTATGGTTCAGGATCTTCAGGACATGGGTGCAACCATCAACACAAAACCAATCAGGGAAGGAAAAGAGATGTTCTGGGGAGGAGACATCATAGGCGCATTTTCCATCCTAAAGAAATTTGAGGAGGATGTGAAGAGAATTCACGGAGACAAGATGAAACTTCAGGAGATTGAAGATAGGATCTCCT
This window harbors:
- a CDS encoding potassium channel family protein; this translates as MGLGEKLIQMKNISELMVDLAYSALIFNNKEIAEEVKYLEEKIDESYYHLEEEAIKQAIEEKNPYAALILIRLATSIEAISDSAVQIADVVLRDIEPHPIIRESIRESDVTITRARVREGSILANRTLGDLNLASETGMWIIAIKRGKNWIFGPTENTKILPGDILLAKGPIEGVRHFIKLCKGEDKKL
- a CDS encoding MBL fold metallo-hydrolase encodes the protein MVRARFLGGAEEVGSLGLYMEFDELRLLFDYGLTPSKPPAYPLPAPPVDSMFLTHVHLDHSGMVPKISTAYEANIYATEPTNAVLPLMLNDTIKVANIEGFPIPYTKEEVESTTDALIPVEYGKPVELGSLDIVPHSAGHIPGSAMYEIRDDKTILFTGDIQTVNTHLVWGTKPVKTDVLIMESTYAGREHPPRDEVERNFLEKIEEIVERGGKAVVPVFAVGRTQEIMLILAKTDYDVWIDGMGRFITNLFLQYPQYLRSAKKLKRARNKMNIVRRRSDRRKALNGDVIVATGGMLEGGPVLHYINHLKNDRRSGILLTGYQVEGTNGRLLMDEGILELYGIKEKIDMELNFFDFSAHAGHSELVEFAEKCSPEKIILMHGDNREALAKDLKNMGFDVFLPKNDEEFLI
- a CDS encoding DNA-directed RNA polymerase subunit K; amino-acid sequence: MEYTRFEKARIIGARALQISMGAPVLIHLPEDIVDPLDIAMYEFEKGIIPITVKRAK
- a CDS encoding tRNA(Ile)(2)-agmatinylcytidine synthase, encoding MRGKCKDVYIGMDDTDSRSGMCTTYLVKVLVEEFQKEGFDLIGPPRLVRLNPNIPWKTRGNGAVVLRVGRGYGEKRIVGEIRGRKIHAYRNGKNISLELKDIVEKVKNYFVLENDSTNPGIVISERKLPEKLYWITVRGVVSLDYVEGILKEHGAKYAKFKNGRGIIGASAGIAWRARHFTYELLTYLPEDRWNKERFIDARSVIEMDSEIKSTFDNYDYENGYVAIVPHSKTPVLYGIRGTDPDDLIRAKDMIISEQYDSWFLFLTNQGSDDHIVSKKIGEIGMNENVKIRGKVTAKPRKIEGGHVILTLRDNTGEIDCAAYEPTKNFRRIVEGLIEGDEIEVYGSVRSEPRSVNIEKIHVLKLAEKRVKVSNPVCPKCGRKMESIGRGKGYRCRKCGFKLPESAAIYRIVEREIKEEWYEVPVIARRHLAKPLKIMGKRSSKIF
- a CDS encoding RNA-binding protein translates to MDTASDARILMAEKCVRDMEKYIGNMRDVKKSGILKELEAKIMELKYSYGELEDLKTILEDIKKFCVDIVNILGGNEWATRLKGMKFSALSIAHIKFCLNILYNLENRLKLPSKPEYAVDIRIGEVESVMKHPNASKLRICNVNVGKVVTVVTNIESVKEGEKLAVALLPPAEFFGVVSEGMFLSHESKNGTPGEMPALTDEERNNARKEVLKYLR
- a CDS encoding ribbon-helix-helix protein, CopG family; amino-acid sequence: MSDSIRITIRLSRNAAEKMEELVKSGEFKNISEVVRTAIENFLAEKFAPRNIEKISVDLPKATVAMLTRLVEEGDAVDLDDAIRTAVREYVRKQISMLAKESIERGLKEELEEGEI
- the ftsZ gene encoding cell division protein FtsZ gives rise to the protein MSIESLFRRASAYALAGQGFYEDKINVVVVGVGGAGCNAVNRMKKLGLSTPTIAINTDMAHLMSIEADKKILLKKGTRGLGAGGLVERGESSAILARKEIAEFFKGVDVAFITTGLGGGTGTGATPVIADIAREFGALVITIATLPFKIEKARFSRAKDGLRRIVKSSNTVIVLENDKLMKIVPNLPLQKAFMVMDQLVSYTIISFIDVLTKPSLMNIDLSDLRRLMASGRFSTILIGEGDTYDPRKIVTDALNRPLIMDMDYSKAKGGLIHITTGEDVPISKIHAAIDAISSMLEDNSNIIIGARIDPEFGDRMRVLVVLTDIKIPLLEERYEMGGEKLQKDLSLEKIR
- a CDS encoding RING finger protein, coding for MPSPYLSRIKLEKELEKRAQEIKQKRERSEKLIKDIESGLNILKKYVDVGTYLNDFKKAKDAFSIKDFDKALGILEPMFTKLSSEATKVFEENEKKIAKLLSSGKIEDSAKIKANMDEAKSKLSTNFVESLNIMENISLQISSSLKDLAERRRREILAKITGLENFEDIKEEIEKISGSSLEILDSLEKIEKKIRDRVKKIMNEKITEADKLIAIAKSAHYTLPVDEGKKNDAENALKNGDFPAAIRASNEYLKDTKSAFKLFFTKIIDISKILIGEGEAMGEDMSGPKSLLERAKEAYEKEELEEAVNLVRKATEEAEKIKLRKVMDLIKIARDRLLEAKNNGIDIGPYLSMIENARNFIKIGKHKRAYDTVQNAINMVERRVNLYSQLKSEIKELKDTIEGFKRENIILEGVEDKLADIEKKVDEKPEDAERMIDDLKNLIKVNIREIATSLTQEINSRISKAQEAGIDLEDLKIEVDNTYKLIEEENYKDAIITLRKIEERLYTNILDSIKSRISDFEKYEELKRELEDLKNYVDSGDIDSSLEKVKAMESEVFKIEAKKYEDMLIDLESKCDFLRSLGEDVSKIEEYINSARNALNSKDLGKVEEHVKEARALIETFSKSIAQRAFESAKDSLDDAIRAGIDVKKNGIEDMLTEAEKCLKNGDYQGVLEHTSKLKKLVQELIGKIKKLDERRGALENRLEELRDMGLKVNELEKLLKDIEREIKENNFDSAEELTNQGFERATLIQLEEKIEALKDEIEALGRIMRDFNLRKEYLSITGEFFLKYRNKEYEALEEVGKETLEKLRKSVEKVFENYVSQIESMVQDLQDMGATINTKPIREGKEMFWGGDIIGAFSILKKFEEDVKRIHGDKMKLQEIEDRISSLLAIMSSLGLNSDKFAERIKEIEEIEDNTEKISKLEELLKELEDAIREKINAILSTVENELDKMRRMGEDVTAAEGMISRARSQMNQGNYKTALYLMFEALEEVENIEMQKNTAYEMLRTTEMKIKSMGRLLPPDIIKEYKNARILFLNERYREAIHRILEISEKLWSIERTIYIIKDRNAKIKVYIQQAKKKGIDMKNVLLSLARAKSELQKLNYEAALRFVNDAYKRARRSIESTKEQYRVKYEPLLKMLIEFDLRDKFGDLVKSIDEAFEKDDISRAESLINQLKVEIDNALKERMRAFMDEFEERRAFVENSSLRNKINLAEERRKLEELMKNPRDFFKNFPKVMEKVDSIIPEILKNYIDEFVENVKNFEKAGVSVSDYIEKAKDLADKIGERDYKEIMEDLQSLKNNFEVYIDEYSKEKMQRSLSMVAKYSKKKAEEFKERMEELYQKKDYLNLIKLTDEAISYVGNYRNLVSRFNTKALSLKDLIKRAISLGLNMDKQIKKLKVILASPEDLEKAIEKMDVIANEINEEIDKLKPEIRVTIMNANKTDDRYMVKLEIKNTGNVDANNISITMNGALNTDKPIGVVKLAKSGTEYVDTLLTPGEGDAVHINLKYQRFDNREYEEEITTKFKVSKKGFHIEKNKEKVKCTLCRGTILPGLDIVVCDNCGAVYHLPCAKRVGKCLKCGTPFNFE